In a genomic window of Pedobacter sp. KBS0701:
- a CDS encoding GNAT family N-acetyltransferase, with translation MSDLTLIRTDSDHTDFRQLVALLDQDLAVRDGADHAFYAQFNKVDAIKEVIVAYQNDIPVGCGAIKPFSATEAEVKRMFVHPNYRNKGIAAKIITALENWATELGFTATVLETGKKQPEAIALYQKIGYQIIPNYGQYVGVDNSVCMIKPLNAHHQTPNA, from the coding sequence ATGAGTGATTTAACGCTAATCAGAACAGATTCAGACCATACCGATTTTAGACAATTGGTTGCCTTGCTGGATCAGGATTTAGCTGTTAGGGATGGCGCCGACCATGCATTTTATGCACAGTTTAACAAAGTTGATGCAATTAAAGAAGTGATTGTTGCCTACCAAAACGATATCCCAGTTGGTTGTGGCGCCATTAAACCTTTCTCTGCAACCGAAGCAGAAGTAAAAAGGATGTTTGTGCATCCAAACTACAGAAATAAAGGTATAGCCGCTAAAATTATAACTGCATTGGAAAACTGGGCAACGGAACTGGGCTTTACCGCAACCGTTCTTGAAACAGGCAAAAAACAACCTGAAGCCATAGCGCTTTATCAGAAAATCGGCTATCAAATTATCCCAAATTACGGTCAATATGTAGGCGTTGACAATAGCGTTTGCATGATCAAACCACTTAATGCCCACCATCAAACGCCAAACGCTTAG
- the lpxA gene encoding acyl-ACP--UDP-N-acetylglucosamine O-acyltransferase — protein sequence MIQPLAYIHPQAKIAENVVIEPFVVIHKDVVIGEGTWIGSNVTIMDGARIGKNCRIFPGAVISGEPQDLKFAGEITTAEIGDNTTIRECVTINRGTKDKWKTTIGSNCLIQAYSHIAHDCEVGNNCIFSNSTTLAGHITIGNNVVLAGLVAIHQFVKVGSYAFVTGGSLVRKDVPPYVKAAREPLSYAGINSVGLRRRGFTNEQIDEIQEIYRVLFVKHNNVTKALDMIEAEFKPTEIRDEIVDFIRNSNRGVMKGFGMGS from the coding sequence ATGATACAACCCTTAGCATACATACATCCTCAGGCAAAAATTGCCGAAAACGTGGTAATTGAACCTTTTGTAGTAATACATAAAGACGTTGTAATTGGAGAGGGAACCTGGATTGGATCAAACGTTACCATTATGGATGGCGCACGTATTGGTAAAAATTGCCGCATATTCCCTGGTGCGGTTATTTCTGGCGAACCACAGGATTTAAAATTTGCCGGTGAAATTACTACTGCAGAAATCGGCGATAATACGACTATACGTGAGTGCGTTACCATTAACCGTGGCACTAAAGACAAATGGAAAACTACCATAGGCAGTAATTGTCTAATTCAGGCTTATTCGCATATTGCTCACGATTGCGAGGTTGGAAATAACTGTATTTTCTCCAACAGCACCACACTGGCTGGCCACATTACTATTGGAAACAACGTAGTCTTGGCAGGCTTGGTAGCTATACACCAATTCGTTAAAGTAGGCTCTTATGCCTTTGTAACTGGTGGTTCATTGGTGCGTAAAGACGTTCCTCCTTATGTTAAAGCAGCTCGCGAGCCACTTTCTTATGCGGGTATTAACTCTGTGGGTTTGCGTAGAAGAGGTTTCACCAATGAGCAAATCGATGAAATTCAGGAAATTTACCGTGTACTTTTTGTAAAACACAACAACGTAACCAAAGCCTTAGACATGATCGAAGCCGAATTTAAACCAACGGAAATCCGTGATGAAATTGTTGATTTTATCCGTAACTCTAACCGTGGGGTAATGAAGGGTTTCGGCATGGGAAGCTAA
- a CDS encoding bifunctional UDP-3-O-[3-hydroxymyristoyl] N-acetylglucosamine deacetylase/3-hydroxyacyl-ACP dehydratase: MNVRQKTIKQEISASGVGLHTGANVTLTFCPAPENHGFKFQRIDLDGHPIIEADADNVTDTSRGTTLTQNGASVSTVEHVMASLVGMDLDNILIKLDGPETPIMDGSSIQFVDLLEEVGTVEQNADREYFTIPHNITYTEEDRKVEIVAMPLDDYRFTCMIDYNSPVLGSQHAGINTIAEFKKEIASCRTFCFLHELEYQLSHNLIKGGDLNNAIVIVDKEVTKDELSHLAKLFNRKDIDVAPQGILNNMELRYQNEPARHKLLDMIGDLALVGMHLKGHIMAARPGHAANVAFAKKIKAAIKKEKNKKIQKVYDPSAKPLYDVVQIMDILPHRQPFLFVDKILELSKNHVVGVKNVTMNEEFFKGHFPGAPVFPGVIQIEAMAQVGGILVLSTVPDPRNYLTYFLKIDNVRFRAQVLPGDTIVFRCDLLEPIRRGIAQMKGVGMVGEKIVVEAEMMAQISKVKQAEPAQ, translated from the coding sequence ATGAACGTTAGACAAAAAACGATTAAACAGGAAATATCAGCATCTGGTGTAGGTTTACACACAGGCGCTAATGTGACTTTAACATTTTGCCCGGCCCCCGAAAATCATGGCTTTAAATTTCAGCGTATTGATTTAGATGGCCACCCGATCATCGAAGCAGATGCAGATAACGTTACCGATACCTCACGAGGCACCACGCTTACCCAGAATGGCGCTAGCGTAAGCACCGTAGAACACGTAATGGCATCACTGGTTGGCATGGACCTCGATAACATACTGATCAAATTAGACGGACCCGAAACTCCGATTATGGATGGGAGCTCTATTCAGTTTGTTGATTTATTGGAAGAAGTAGGAACAGTAGAGCAAAATGCAGATCGTGAGTATTTTACCATTCCCCATAACATTACTTATACTGAAGAAGATAGAAAAGTAGAAATTGTGGCCATGCCTTTAGACGATTACCGTTTTACCTGCATGATCGATTATAACTCTCCTGTTTTGGGCAGTCAGCATGCTGGCATTAATACCATTGCAGAGTTTAAAAAAGAAATCGCTTCTTGTCGTACTTTCTGTTTCTTACATGAGTTAGAGTACCAGTTATCGCACAATCTAATTAAAGGCGGCGATTTAAATAATGCCATTGTCATTGTAGATAAAGAGGTTACCAAAGATGAATTAAGCCATTTGGCTAAACTATTTAACCGCAAGGACATTGATGTTGCCCCACAGGGGATTTTGAACAACATGGAACTGCGCTACCAGAATGAGCCTGCCCGCCATAAACTTTTGGATATGATTGGCGATTTAGCCTTGGTTGGTATGCACTTAAAGGGCCACATTATGGCGGCCCGCCCTGGCCATGCGGCAAACGTTGCTTTTGCTAAAAAAATTAAAGCAGCCATTAAAAAAGAGAAAAACAAAAAAATACAAAAGGTTTACGATCCAAGTGCAAAACCATTATATGACGTGGTTCAGATCATGGATATTTTGCCACACCGTCAGCCATTTTTATTCGTTGATAAAATATTAGAACTTTCTAAAAACCACGTGGTAGGCGTTAAAAACGTAACCATGAATGAAGAGTTTTTCAAGGGTCATTTTCCTGGTGCACCGGTTTTTCCGGGTGTAATCCAGATCGAGGCTATGGCTCAGGTTGGTGGTATTTTAGTGTTAAGTACCGTTCCGGATCCCAGAAATTATTTAACCTATTTCTTAAAAATAGATAATGTACGTTTTAGAGCCCAGGTTCTTCCTGGAGATACAATTGTTTTCCGTTGCGATCTACTTGAACCTATCAGAAGGGGTATTGCCCAGATGAAAGGTGTGGGTATGGTTGGCGAAAAAATCGTTGTTGAAGCCGAAATGATGGCTCAAATTTCAAAAGTTAAACAAGCAGAACCCGCCCAATAA
- the lpxD gene encoding UDP-3-O-(3-hydroxymyristoyl)glucosamine N-acyltransferase codes for MQFTATQISQFLNGSIDGNPDVAVTELSKIEDGKEGSLSFLSNPKYENFLYSTQASVVIVSKDFAPTQPYTSTLIRVENPYSAFTVLLDKYNEAINAPAIQSGIDKLAFVHSTAKIGNNVFIDAFAYVAENVEIADGCKINAQTFIGANSKIGKNSTFFPGVKIYHNSIIGSRVVIHANTVIGSDGFGFAPQKDGTYNKIPQIGNVIIEDDVEIGANTTVDRATMGSTIVKKGAKIDNLIQIAHNVEIGENTVLAAQSGISGSTKIGPNSVVGGQVGIAGHLTLAKGTQIGAQAGINFNITEENKQWHGSPAQPLRNWMRASVIFKHLPDVEKRINALEEELKKLTAELEKNTIHNER; via the coding sequence ATGCAATTTACTGCCACGCAGATAAGTCAGTTTCTAAACGGTTCCATTGATGGTAACCCTGATGTAGCCGTTACCGAACTTTCTAAAATAGAAGACGGGAAAGAAGGCTCTTTGTCTTTTCTTTCTAACCCTAAGTACGAAAACTTTTTGTATTCTACTCAGGCGTCAGTTGTTATCGTATCAAAAGACTTTGCTCCTACCCAGCCTTATACCAGCACACTTATACGTGTTGAAAATCCATATAGTGCTTTTACGGTTTTACTTGATAAATATAACGAAGCGATTAATGCCCCTGCAATACAATCCGGGATTGATAAACTTGCCTTCGTTCACTCTACAGCAAAAATCGGCAATAATGTGTTTATTGATGCATTTGCCTACGTTGCCGAAAATGTAGAGATTGCCGATGGATGTAAAATAAATGCGCAAACCTTTATCGGCGCAAATTCTAAAATTGGAAAAAACAGCACTTTTTTCCCTGGTGTAAAAATTTACCACAATTCTATAATCGGTAGCAGAGTGGTCATCCATGCTAATACCGTTATTGGAAGTGATGGTTTTGGTTTCGCCCCACAAAAAGATGGAACTTACAATAAAATCCCGCAGATTGGAAACGTTATCATCGAAGACGACGTAGAAATTGGTGCAAATACCACTGTAGATCGTGCAACAATGGGATCAACAATTGTAAAGAAAGGCGCAAAAATCGATAATCTGATCCAAATTGCCCATAACGTAGAAATTGGCGAAAACACTGTTTTAGCCGCCCAGTCGGGTATATCCGGAAGCACAAAAATTGGCCCAAACAGTGTTGTTGGCGGGCAAGTTGGGATAGCCGGGCACTTAACCTTAGCAAAGGGCACACAGATTGGTGCTCAGGCCGGTATAAATTTTAATATCACAGAAGAAAATAAACAATGGCACGGTAGTCCGGCGCAACCATTGCGCAATTGGATGCGTGCCTCAGTCATTTTCAAACATCTTCCAGATGTAGAGAAAAGAATAAATGCGCTCGAAGAGGAATTGAAAAAGCTTACTGCTGAACTGGAAAAGAATACAATACACAATGAACGTTAG
- a CDS encoding HD domain-containing protein, which produces MNKKKIINDPVYGFISIPSELVYDVISHPYFQRLRYIKQLGMTHLVYPGALHTRFHHALGAMHLMSLAINLLKSKGHTITEGEEEAAILAILLHDIGHGPFSHALEHSLVTGIRHEDISAKLMHDLNAHFDGRLTHAIEIFNGTYPKKFLHQLISGQLDLDRMDYLNRDSFFTGVSEGVISFDRIIKMFNVYDDDLVIEEKGIYSIEKFLIARRLMYWQVYLHKTVISGEMILVKLLERAKELSAAGENLFASPSLNYFLKNDINEANFFAHHENLEHFTNIDDQDIYAAVKVWTKHDDKILSALCKMLTSRNLYKVEMGNEMANSDRVNFLQGAAVSLLEIKPEEARYFVFTNSIQNRAYNAGVGNIKILMKNNDIVDIAKASDLSNLESLQKTVEKYILCYPRGI; this is translated from the coding sequence TTGAACAAGAAGAAAATAATTAATGATCCGGTTTACGGATTCATCAGTATTCCATCCGAATTGGTTTATGATGTAATTTCGCACCCCTATTTCCAGCGTTTGCGCTACATCAAACAGCTCGGAATGACACATTTAGTCTATCCAGGGGCTTTACATACCCGTTTTCACCATGCTTTGGGAGCCATGCATTTAATGAGTCTGGCCATCAATCTGTTAAAAAGTAAAGGCCATACCATAACCGAAGGCGAAGAAGAAGCAGCCATTTTGGCCATTTTACTGCACGATATTGGTCACGGACCATTTTCCCATGCACTGGAGCATTCTTTGGTTACCGGAATCAGGCATGAAGATATCTCCGCAAAACTGATGCATGATCTGAATGCACATTTCGATGGCCGTTTAACCCATGCCATTGAGATTTTTAACGGCACCTATCCTAAAAAATTCCTACACCAATTGATTTCAGGTCAGTTGGATTTAGACAGAATGGATTATTTAAACCGTGATAGCTTTTTTACGGGCGTTAGCGAAGGCGTAATCAGTTTCGACCGGATTATTAAAATGTTTAACGTTTATGATGATGACCTGGTGATCGAGGAGAAAGGCATTTATTCGATTGAGAAATTTTTAATTGCCCGCAGGCTGATGTATTGGCAGGTTTATCTGCATAAAACAGTAATATCAGGCGAGATGATTTTAGTGAAATTATTAGAACGTGCAAAAGAATTATCCGCAGCTGGCGAAAACTTATTTGCTTCACCATCCTTAAATTATTTTCTAAAAAACGATATCAACGAAGCTAATTTCTTTGCGCATCACGAAAATCTTGAGCATTTCACCAATATTGATGACCAGGATATTTATGCAGCCGTTAAGGTTTGGACCAAACATGATGATAAAATTTTGTCTGCGTTATGTAAAATGCTTACTTCCAGAAATCTTTATAAAGTGGAAATGGGCAACGAAATGGCAAATAGCGACCGCGTAAACTTTTTGCAGGGTGCTGCAGTCAGTTTATTAGAAATTAAGCCAGAAGAGGCCAGATATTTTGTCTTTACAAATTCTATACAAAACCGCGCGTATAATGCAGGTGTAGGAAATATTAAGATTTTAATGAAGAATAACGATATTGTTGATATTGCAAAGGCTTCTGATTTGTCTAATCTGGAGTCTCTGCAAAAAACTGTAGAAAAATATATTCTCTGTTACCCCAGAGGGATTTAA